Part of the Halorussus sp. MSC15.2 genome, GTCACTCACACGTTCGGTATGGCAACGGAGAGTCGCGACTCCGAGGAGACACCGATTGACCCGGAGGGACCGTGGACGCACGAACAGGCCGTCGTCGGCGACGTGCGACTCCACTACGTCGCGGCGGGCGACGAGGACGACCCGTTGGTGGTCCTCCTCCACGGCTTCCCGGAGTTCTGGTACTCGTGGCGACACCAGATTTCGGCGCTGGCCGACGCCGGGTACCGAGTCGTCGCGCCCGACATGCGGGGGTACAATCGGTCCGAGAAGCCCCACGGGGTCCGAAGCTACCGGACCGAAGAACTGGTCGGCGACGTGGTCGGACTGGTCGAACACTTTGGCCGGGAGCGCGCCCGCGTCGTCGGCCACGACTGGGGCGGCGTGGTGGCGTGGGAGACGGCGATTCGCCACCCCGAGGTGGTCTCCCAACTTGCGGTCCTGAACGCGCCCCACCCCGAGCGGTATCGGGAGGAACTCCGGCGCAACCCCGAGCAGTGGAGTCGGTCGTCGTACGCCCTCTACTTCCAACTCCCGTGGCTTCCGGAGCGGACCCTCGGTGCCCGCAACTGTGCGGGGGTCGCGGAGATGTTGCGGGAGACGGCGGGTCCAGACACCTTCAGCGAGACCGACCTCCGGCGGTATCGACGGGCGGCGTGTCGGCCGGGCGCGCTCACGTCGGCCCTCGACTACTACCGGGCGTTCTTCCGCGAGAACCTGCGCCGGGAGGCGCGGAGACTGTTCGGCGGCGGGACCCGCGAGCGCGGGGTTCGAGCGCCGACGCTCCTCGTCTGGGGCGAACGCGACCCCGCGCTCGGCGTGGAACTGTCGGAGGGACTGGAGCGATGGGTCCCGGACCTCAGAGTCGAGCGACTGCCCGAAGCGACCCACTGGGTCCAGAACGACCGCCCGGACGAGGTGTCCGACCTGCTGGTCGAGTTCTTCGGGGAGGCGTGACTCAGTCGGTCGTCTCCTCGGGCAGTCGGACCAGTTCCTCCGGATTCTGGAACGCCCAGAGGACGAGGTTGCCTTCCAATCGCTGACTCCGAAGGAGTTCGCGGGCGCTCCCGCGGTCGATTCCCCCGATTATCTCGACCGCGGTCAGGAGTGCCTCCTGGGAGACGCCGAGGTCGCTCTGGTCGATTTCGACTCCCTCGGGCGCTCGCACGCTCTCCAGCATGACCTCGACGTAGTTCGGGAGGTCGGTGGTTCCCGCGAGTTGTTCGTGCCACGACGGCGGATAGATACTGACGTTCCCGTCGATATTGTAGAGTCGTTCGCCCGATTGCCACGTCCGGGCGTCGGTCTGGCGGTCGTCCAGCGAGGTCCGGAGGCGGTCGAGGTCGTACTCCAGTTCCTCGGCGTAGGCCTCCACGAGGTCGCGGGGGACGCCCGGACCCTCGACCGCGTGGTGACGTTCGAGGAACCGGACCAGTTCCTTCGCCGTGAAGTACTCGTCGTGGTGAGAGAGGCGTTCTACGAGGTCGGCATCGACGGCTGGCATACGAACTCTGGCAACGGGGAGCGGGAAA contains:
- a CDS encoding alpha/beta fold hydrolase produces the protein MATESRDSEETPIDPEGPWTHEQAVVGDVRLHYVAAGDEDDPLVVLLHGFPEFWYSWRHQISALADAGYRVVAPDMRGYNRSEKPHGVRSYRTEELVGDVVGLVEHFGRERARVVGHDWGGVVAWETAIRHPEVVSQLAVLNAPHPERYREELRRNPEQWSRSSYALYFQLPWLPERTLGARNCAGVAEMLRETAGPDTFSETDLRRYRRAACRPGALTSALDYYRAFFRENLRREARRLFGGGTRERGVRAPTLLVWGERDPALGVELSEGLERWVPDLRVERLPEATHWVQNDRPDEVSDLLVEFFGEA